The Lepidochelys kempii isolate rLepKem1 chromosome 25, rLepKem1.hap2, whole genome shotgun sequence genome contains a region encoding:
- the ANKRD24 gene encoding ankyrin repeat domain-containing protein 24 isoform X2, whose amino-acid sequence MFLVQRLPLKQRQSVRTQARMKSLKAKFKKTENHDWGKNDEKLLQAVDYNDPEKVTALLLRKGLVPTKLDSEGKSAFHLAAMRGNVDCLEVMLAHGADAMTTDSSGYNALHLAAKHGHPQCVSKLLQASCPVDGADSSGRTALHHAAVSGCISCSEILCDFKASLNTKDKGGSTPLILAAKMSHSELCRYLLHHGAAVNSRDQQGRTALMLACENGSVETVEVLIHAGARVGMVDARGQDAARYGLATGNALIQHYLQDASQRHSWASEEESAERTSQTASPSQPPPNERNGSPRKRKAPPPPPGTSSQRAPCSLEHSSPSTERSSRIVTAKPARARPAPADTEDREAYEEIVRLRQERARFLQKIKGLEQQQEKQKRELELEEGSLRSMEKQLKELQQQLADSEGEKEHLGKEVEVLRSRLSLLEAEKENTSYDIDTLQDEEGDLLEFPGAELLLSRKTLSLSTEELLATLQGQVQSLTMQNQELLEKIQILENYEKDESDVCPSEVFVPIVLYNSLKLEFDQLREQHAEAQAALQALEGGGPHGASCELVPVEAYKQLKAEYEMQIQALEQALQGSSAPAEPEGKGQAGVQAEGSSREGGAGDAAVEELTKTLAEMREKHEAAVAEVWLLREQIQLGILSVEEPEAAESSGSELETVRAALQKAQEALLERDQRVKELEGRLDAQEEAAGGGCSAEEARAALGVSLGEAAAEKAALLDRCRHAEAEAEQLRRSVQEGAGELQEVMGRLSESQRLEEESRQLREQLAELRGQYEEVQAQLREDQGTREEELSGLKEQLASESISRQEQEEVAGKLGGSLAEANKKLLELEERHSAAQREVRELQHAAERYRRDWVPPAEHTRAKEALEGSVRELKARAQQLEQELAAKAQEALRLQGELASAREGTVPREELEQLRCSLQAEASALSLQLSDLERKHEKTCTEVFQVQREALFMKSEKHAAEAQLAATEKQLQSLRAESGRIQELHGQIEDSAKLVKEKDRKITELSKEVFKLKEALNSLSERSGQVGALPKVAPQNPQEVAKLQSTIKALEQQLAEMETHHRKVVSLYRNHLLCAIQGHMDEDVQRLLYQILMMQRLQEQGR is encoded by the exons AACCACGACTGGGGTAAGAATGATGAGAAGCTCCTACAGGCCGTGGACTACAACGACCCCGAGAAGGTGACGGCTCTACTCCTCCGCAAGGGCCTGGTCCCCACCAAACTGGACTCGGAGGGCAAATCCGC GTTCCACCTGGCTGCAATGAGAGGGAACGTAGACTGCCTGGAAGTGATGCTCGCTCATGGAGCGGACGCCATGACCACAGACAGCTCCG GGTACAACGCGCTCCACCTGGCCGCGAAACACGGCCACCCGCAGTGCGTGAGCAAACTACTGCAG GCATCTTGCCCAGTTGATGGAGCCGACAGCAGCGGTCGGACAGCGCTCCACCATGCAG CTGTCAGCGGCTGCATCTCATGCTCAGAGATTCTCTGCGATTTCAAGGCCTCCTTGAATACCAAGGACAAG GGTGGCTCCACCCCTCTGATCCTGGCAGCTAAGATGAGCCATTCAGAGCTGTGCCGGTACCTGCTGCATCACGGAGCTGCTGTGAACAGCAGAGACCAGCAAGGCAG AACAGCCCTGATGCTGGCCTGCGAGAACGGCAGCGTGGAGACGGTGGAAGTCCTCATCCACGCCGGGGCGCGGGTCGGCATGGTGGACGCCAGGGGCCAGGACGCAGCCCGCTACGGCCTGGCCACGGGGAATGCTTTGATCCAGCACTACCTGCAGGACGCCTCCCAGCGCCACTCGTGGGCCAGCG AAGAGGAGTCGGCTGAGCGAACGTCGCAG ACGGCGTCGCCGAGCCAGCCTCCGCCCAACGAGAGGAACGGCAGCCCGAGAAAGAGGAAAGCCCCTCCACCGCCCCCCGGCACCTCCAGCCAG CGCGCCCCATGCTCTCTGGAGCACAGCTCCCCTTCCACAGAGCGGAGCAGCCGGATAGTCACCGCCAAGCCCGCCAGGGCTCGCCCTGCCCCAGCTGACACG GAGGACAGGGAGGCCTACGAGGAGATCGTCCGTCTGAGGCAGGAACGGGCTCGGTTCCTGCAGAAGATCAAGGGCTTAGAACAGCAGCAGGAGAAGCAGAAGCGGGAG TTGGAGTTGGAGGAGGGCTCCCTACGCTCCATGGAGAAGCAG CTAAAGGAACTCCAGCAGCAACTGGCGGAcagtgagggggaaaaggagcaTTTGGGGAAGGAGGTTGAAGTGCTCCGGAGCCGCCTGTCCTTGCTGGAG GCCGAGAAGGAGAACACCAGCTACGACATTGACACGCTGCAGGACGAAGAGGGGGACCTGCTGGAATTCCCAG gggcagagctgctgctgtcCAGGAAGACCCTGAGTCTGTCCACGGAGGAGCTGCTGGCCACGCTGCAGGGCCAGGTGCAGTCGCTCACCATGCAAaaccaggagctgctggagaagATACAG ATCCTGGAGAATTACGAGAAAGACGAGAGTGACGTCTGCCCATCTGAAGTCTTCGTCCCCATCGTCCTCTACAACTCCCTCAAGTTGGAGTTCGACCAGCTCAGAGAGCAGCACGCTGAGGCCCAGGCTGCCCTGCAGGCTCTGGAAGGTGGCGGGCCCCACGGGGCCTCCTGCGAGCTAGTCCCGGTGGAGGCTTACAAGCAGCTGAAGGCTGAATACGAGATGCAGATCCAGGCCCTAGAGCAGGCGCTGCAGGGGAGCAGCGCCCCAGCTGAGCCCGAGGGGAAAGGccaggctggggtgcaggcagaaggaagcagcagggaaggaggggctggagatGCGGCTGTGGAAGAGCTGACCAAAACGCTGGCTGAGATGCGGGAGAAGCACGAGGCGGCTGTGGCTGAGGTGTGGCTCCTGCGGGAGCAGATCCAGCTGGGCATCCTGTCCGTGGAGGAGCCGGAGGCGGCTGAGAGCTCCGGGAGCGAGCTGGAGACGGTGAGGGCAGCTCTGCAGAAAGCCCAGGAGGCCCTGCTGGAGAGAGACCAGAGGGTGAAGGAGCTGGAGGGGCGCCTGGATGCCCAGGAAGAAGCAGCCGGTGGAGGCTGCTCTGCCGAGGAGGCGAGGGCGGCCCTCGGCGTCTCCTTGGGAGAAGCCGCAGCGGAGAAGGCCGCGCTGCTGGACAGGTGCCGCCACGCGGAGGCAGAAGCGGAGCAGCTGAGGAGGAGCGTGCAGGAGGGAGccggggagctgcaggaagtgatggGCCGCCTCTCGGAGAGCcagaggctggaggaggagagccGGCAGCTCCGCGAGCAGCTGgcggagctgcgggggcagtacGAGGAGGTGCAGGCCCAGCTCCGGGAGGATCAGGGCACGAGGGAGGAGGAGCTGAGCGGCCTGAAGGAGCAACTGGCTTCCGAGAGCATCTccaggcaggagcaggaggaggtgGCGGGGAAGCTGGGCGGGTCGTTGGCCGAGGCCAACAAgaagctgctggagctggaggagaggcacAGCGCCGCCCAGAGGGAGGTGAGGGAGCTGCAGCATGCGGCGGAGCGGTACAGGCGGGACTGGGTCCCGCCGGCCGAGCACACCCGAGCCAAGGAGGCCCTGGAGGGCAGCGTCCGGGAGCTGAAGGCCagagcccagcagctggagcaggagcTGGCCGCCAAAGCCCAGGAGGCCTTGCGGCTGCAGGGCGAGCTGGCCAGCGCTCGGGAGGGCACGGTCCCCAGGGAGGAGCTCGAGCAGCTGCGGTGCAGCCTGCAGGCGGAGGCGAGCGCACTGAGCCTGCAGCTCAGCGACCTGGAGCGCAAGCACGAGAAGACCTGCACGGAGGTGTTCCAGGTGCAGCGCGAGGCCCTCTTCATGAAGAGCGAGAAGCACGCGGCCGAGGCCCAGTTGGCCGCCACGGagaagcagctgcagagcctgcgGGCCGAGTCCGGGCGGATCCAGGAGCTGCACGGCCAGATCGAGGACTCGGCCAAACTGGTCAAGGAGAAGGACAGGAAG ATCACCGAGCTGTCCAAGGAAGTCTTCAAGCTGAAGGAGGCCTTGAACAGCCTGTCTGAGCGCTCAGGCCAGGTGGGGGCCCTGCCCAAGGTGGCCCCGCAGAACCCGCAGGAGGTGGCGAAGCTGCAGAGCACGATAAAGGCCTTGGAACAGCAGCTGGCC GAGATGGAGACACACCACCGCAAGGTCGTCTCGCTCTACCGGAACCACTTGCTCTGTGCGATTCAG GGCCACATGGACGAAGACGTGCAGAGACTCTTGTACCAGATCCTGATGATGCAGAGGCTGCAGGAGCAAGGCAGATGA
- the ANKRD24 gene encoding ankyrin repeat domain-containing protein 24 isoform X4: MKSLKAKFKKTENHDWGKNDEKLLQAVDYNDPEKVTALLLRKGLVPTKLDSEGKSAFHLAAMRGNVDCLEVMLAHGADAMTTDSSGYNALHLAAKHGHPQCVSKLLQASCPVDGADSSGRTALHHAAVSGCISCSEILCDFKASLNTKDKGGSTPLILAAKMSHSELCRYLLHHGAAVNSRDQQGRTALMLACENGSVETVEVLIHAGARVGMVDARGQDAARYGLATGNALIQHYLQDASQRHSWASEEESAERTSQTASPSQPPPNERNGSPRKRKAPPPPPGTSSQRAPCSLEHSSPSTERSSRIVTAKPARARPAPADTEDREAYEEIVRLRQERARFLQKIKGLEQQQEKQKREQLELEEGSLRSMEKQLKELQQQLADSEGEKEHLGKEVEVLRSRLSLLEAEKENTSYDIDTLQDEEGDLLEFPGAELLLSRKTLSLSTEELLATLQGQVQSLTMQNQELLEKIQILENYEKDESDVCPSEVFVPIVLYNSLKLEFDQLREQHAEAQAALQALEGGGPHGASCELVPVEAYKQLKAEYEMQIQALEQALQGSSAPAEPEGKGQAGVQAEGSSREGGAGDAAVEELTKTLAEMREKHEAAVAEVWLLREQIQLGILSVEEPEAAESSGSELETVRAALQKAQEALLERDQRVKELEGRLDAQEEAAGGGCSAEEARAALGVSLGEAAAEKAALLDRCRHAEAEAEQLRRSVQEGAGELQEVMGRLSESQRLEEESRQLREQLAELRGQYEEVQAQLREDQGTREEELSGLKEQLASESISRQEQEEVAGKLGGSLAEANKKLLELEERHSAAQREVRELQHAAERYRRDWVPPAEHTRAKEALEGSVRELKARAQQLEQELAAKAQEALRLQGELASAREGTVPREELEQLRCSLQAEASALSLQLSDLERKHEKTCTEVFQVQREALFMKSEKHAAEAQLAATEKQLQSLRAESGRIQELHGQIEDSAKLVKEKDRKITELSKEVFKLKEALNSLSERSGQVGALPKVAPQNPQEVAKLQSTIKALEQQLAEMETHHRKVVSLYRNHLLCAIQGHMDEDVQRLLYQILMMQRLQEQGR, encoded by the exons AACCACGACTGGGGTAAGAATGATGAGAAGCTCCTACAGGCCGTGGACTACAACGACCCCGAGAAGGTGACGGCTCTACTCCTCCGCAAGGGCCTGGTCCCCACCAAACTGGACTCGGAGGGCAAATCCGC GTTCCACCTGGCTGCAATGAGAGGGAACGTAGACTGCCTGGAAGTGATGCTCGCTCATGGAGCGGACGCCATGACCACAGACAGCTCCG GGTACAACGCGCTCCACCTGGCCGCGAAACACGGCCACCCGCAGTGCGTGAGCAAACTACTGCAG GCATCTTGCCCAGTTGATGGAGCCGACAGCAGCGGTCGGACAGCGCTCCACCATGCAG CTGTCAGCGGCTGCATCTCATGCTCAGAGATTCTCTGCGATTTCAAGGCCTCCTTGAATACCAAGGACAAG GGTGGCTCCACCCCTCTGATCCTGGCAGCTAAGATGAGCCATTCAGAGCTGTGCCGGTACCTGCTGCATCACGGAGCTGCTGTGAACAGCAGAGACCAGCAAGGCAG AACAGCCCTGATGCTGGCCTGCGAGAACGGCAGCGTGGAGACGGTGGAAGTCCTCATCCACGCCGGGGCGCGGGTCGGCATGGTGGACGCCAGGGGCCAGGACGCAGCCCGCTACGGCCTGGCCACGGGGAATGCTTTGATCCAGCACTACCTGCAGGACGCCTCCCAGCGCCACTCGTGGGCCAGCG AAGAGGAGTCGGCTGAGCGAACGTCGCAG ACGGCGTCGCCGAGCCAGCCTCCGCCCAACGAGAGGAACGGCAGCCCGAGAAAGAGGAAAGCCCCTCCACCGCCCCCCGGCACCTCCAGCCAG CGCGCCCCATGCTCTCTGGAGCACAGCTCCCCTTCCACAGAGCGGAGCAGCCGGATAGTCACCGCCAAGCCCGCCAGGGCTCGCCCTGCCCCAGCTGACACG GAGGACAGGGAGGCCTACGAGGAGATCGTCCGTCTGAGGCAGGAACGGGCTCGGTTCCTGCAGAAGATCAAGGGCTTAGAACAGCAGCAGGAGAAGCAGAAGCGGGAG CAGTTGGAGTTGGAGGAGGGCTCCCTACGCTCCATGGAGAAGCAG CTAAAGGAACTCCAGCAGCAACTGGCGGAcagtgagggggaaaaggagcaTTTGGGGAAGGAGGTTGAAGTGCTCCGGAGCCGCCTGTCCTTGCTGGAG GCCGAGAAGGAGAACACCAGCTACGACATTGACACGCTGCAGGACGAAGAGGGGGACCTGCTGGAATTCCCAG gggcagagctgctgctgtcCAGGAAGACCCTGAGTCTGTCCACGGAGGAGCTGCTGGCCACGCTGCAGGGCCAGGTGCAGTCGCTCACCATGCAAaaccaggagctgctggagaagATACAG ATCCTGGAGAATTACGAGAAAGACGAGAGTGACGTCTGCCCATCTGAAGTCTTCGTCCCCATCGTCCTCTACAACTCCCTCAAGTTGGAGTTCGACCAGCTCAGAGAGCAGCACGCTGAGGCCCAGGCTGCCCTGCAGGCTCTGGAAGGTGGCGGGCCCCACGGGGCCTCCTGCGAGCTAGTCCCGGTGGAGGCTTACAAGCAGCTGAAGGCTGAATACGAGATGCAGATCCAGGCCCTAGAGCAGGCGCTGCAGGGGAGCAGCGCCCCAGCTGAGCCCGAGGGGAAAGGccaggctggggtgcaggcagaaggaagcagcagggaaggaggggctggagatGCGGCTGTGGAAGAGCTGACCAAAACGCTGGCTGAGATGCGGGAGAAGCACGAGGCGGCTGTGGCTGAGGTGTGGCTCCTGCGGGAGCAGATCCAGCTGGGCATCCTGTCCGTGGAGGAGCCGGAGGCGGCTGAGAGCTCCGGGAGCGAGCTGGAGACGGTGAGGGCAGCTCTGCAGAAAGCCCAGGAGGCCCTGCTGGAGAGAGACCAGAGGGTGAAGGAGCTGGAGGGGCGCCTGGATGCCCAGGAAGAAGCAGCCGGTGGAGGCTGCTCTGCCGAGGAGGCGAGGGCGGCCCTCGGCGTCTCCTTGGGAGAAGCCGCAGCGGAGAAGGCCGCGCTGCTGGACAGGTGCCGCCACGCGGAGGCAGAAGCGGAGCAGCTGAGGAGGAGCGTGCAGGAGGGAGccggggagctgcaggaagtgatggGCCGCCTCTCGGAGAGCcagaggctggaggaggagagccGGCAGCTCCGCGAGCAGCTGgcggagctgcgggggcagtacGAGGAGGTGCAGGCCCAGCTCCGGGAGGATCAGGGCACGAGGGAGGAGGAGCTGAGCGGCCTGAAGGAGCAACTGGCTTCCGAGAGCATCTccaggcaggagcaggaggaggtgGCGGGGAAGCTGGGCGGGTCGTTGGCCGAGGCCAACAAgaagctgctggagctggaggagaggcacAGCGCCGCCCAGAGGGAGGTGAGGGAGCTGCAGCATGCGGCGGAGCGGTACAGGCGGGACTGGGTCCCGCCGGCCGAGCACACCCGAGCCAAGGAGGCCCTGGAGGGCAGCGTCCGGGAGCTGAAGGCCagagcccagcagctggagcaggagcTGGCCGCCAAAGCCCAGGAGGCCTTGCGGCTGCAGGGCGAGCTGGCCAGCGCTCGGGAGGGCACGGTCCCCAGGGAGGAGCTCGAGCAGCTGCGGTGCAGCCTGCAGGCGGAGGCGAGCGCACTGAGCCTGCAGCTCAGCGACCTGGAGCGCAAGCACGAGAAGACCTGCACGGAGGTGTTCCAGGTGCAGCGCGAGGCCCTCTTCATGAAGAGCGAGAAGCACGCGGCCGAGGCCCAGTTGGCCGCCACGGagaagcagctgcagagcctgcgGGCCGAGTCCGGGCGGATCCAGGAGCTGCACGGCCAGATCGAGGACTCGGCCAAACTGGTCAAGGAGAAGGACAGGAAG ATCACCGAGCTGTCCAAGGAAGTCTTCAAGCTGAAGGAGGCCTTGAACAGCCTGTCTGAGCGCTCAGGCCAGGTGGGGGCCCTGCCCAAGGTGGCCCCGCAGAACCCGCAGGAGGTGGCGAAGCTGCAGAGCACGATAAAGGCCTTGGAACAGCAGCTGGCC GAGATGGAGACACACCACCGCAAGGTCGTCTCGCTCTACCGGAACCACTTGCTCTGTGCGATTCAG GGCCACATGGACGAAGACGTGCAGAGACTCTTGTACCAGATCCTGATGATGCAGAGGCTGCAGGAGCAAGGCAGATGA